The following are encoded in a window of Peromyscus leucopus breed LL Stock chromosome X, UCI_PerLeu_2.1, whole genome shotgun sequence genomic DNA:
- the LOC114710002 gene encoding diphosphoinositol polyphosphate phosphohydrolase 3-alpha: protein MKCKPNQTRTYDPEGFKKRAACLCFRSEREDEVLLVSSSRYPDRWIVPGGGMEPEEEPDGAAVREVYEEAGVKGKLGRLLGVFEQNQDRKHRTYVFVLTVTELLEDWEDSVNIGRKREWFKIEDAIKVLQCHKPVHAEYLEKLKLGGSPTNGNSAAPSLPESEP, encoded by the coding sequence ATGAAGTGCAAGCCGAACCAGACGCGGACCTACGACCCCGAGGGCTTCAAGAAGCGCGCCGCGTGCCTGTGCTTCCGCAGCGAGCGCGAAGACGAGGTGCTCCTGGTGAGCAGCAGCCGCTACCCCGACCGCTGGATCGTGCCCGGCGGGGGCATGGAGCCCGAGGAGGAGCCGGATGGCGCGGCGGTGCGCGAGGTGTACGAGGAGGCGGGAGTCAAGGGGAAGTTGGGCCGGCTGCTTGGTGTCTTCGAGCAGAACCAGGACCGCAAGCACCGGACCTACGTGTTCGTGCTCACCGTCACCGAGCTGCTGGAGGATTGGGAAGACTCGGTCAACATCGGCAGGAAGCGAGAGTGGTTCAAGATCGAAGATGCCATCAAGGTCCTCCAGTGCCACAAGCCCGTGCATGCCGAGTACCTGGAGAAACTGAAGCTGGGCGGCTCCCCGACTAATGGAAACTCGGCCGCCCCGTCCCTGCCGGAGAGCGAGCCCTA